The stretch of DNA ATCTTGGATAAAATTCACAAACTTGTCGTGCAATTTTGTTCCTTGATTCACAATTTCAATTGCATTCTTATTTTGTAAATCTTTTTTCCATAAATCGGCGATTAATTTTAGGCTTGCAATCAAATTTGTAGGACTTACCAAAAGAATTCGTTTTTCATAGGCATATCTCCAAAGCTCATGATCGGATTGCATTGCCAGTAAATAAGCAGGTTCTATCGGTAAAAACATCATCACAAAATCTAGCGATTGTGTCAAATCATCGTACGATTTCTCACTCAGGTCTTGTATATGTTTTTTGATTGCCAAGACATGTAAATTCAGTTGATTCTGTTGTTCTTCTACATCTTCAGTCGAACAAAAACGTTCGTAAGCATTGAGGGAAACTTTAGAGTCGACAATGATTATTCGTTCGTCGGGTAATTGAATCAAAACATCAGGACGAAGTTGTTTGCCGTACTCATCGTTGATCGTTTGTTGTACAAAATATTCTCGATCGCGTACCAAACCAGATTGTTCCAAGATTCTCTCAAGAATCATTTCGCCCCAATTTCCTTGTTGTTTTGTTTGTCCTTTCAATGCATTGACCAAATTATTGGCTTGTTCGCTCACCAAATTAGTTTGCTGTACCAATTCTTTGATTCGATCTGAAAGAGAAAATCGTTCCTTTGATTCCTTGTCATATGTTTCATTCACTTTTTGTCTGAATGAGCTAATTTCTTCCTGAAAAGGTTTTAGTAAAGTTTCTAATGATTGAAAATTTTCATTTTTGAATTTCACACTTTTATCTTCCAATATTTTTTGTGCCAATTGCTCAAATTCTAGTTTAGCTTTTTGTTGTAATTCTTCAAAATATTTTTGTTGTTCAATCTGCTTTTCATGCAAGCTTTTTTTCTCTGCTTCTAATGTCGATTTTTCTGTAATCCAAAGTAATTTTTCTTTCTTCAACCAATCCAATTGTTCTTCTTTTTCATACAAATCAATTTGCAAACGATCTATTTGTTCTAAATAATTTCCTACTTTAGTTTTAAGATTTTCGGCTTGGAGTTTATTTTCTATATTTTTGTTAATCAGATTATTGTGTAGATTATTTAAACTATTTATTGAGTTTTCTAATTCGTTGATTTTTTCTTTCAGATAAGAATTTTCAATTTCAGATGTTTTGATGTCATCTTTCAAAGACTGATATTCTTTTGGTGATAAATAGTTTTTTTTCCATGTAAAGAACGTCAATAGAAGTACGAGAATAGAACAAGTTAAAAGGATAAATAAAATTATTTCTAGTGATTTCATAGGGGTAGATTTCGTTTATTTATTTTTTTCCTCGATCCATTTCGACAGATATTTTGTAGCCATCAATCCTTGTTGTTGCATCAAGGTTCCTACAATATTTTGATTTCGGTAGGAGAGAATATTGTTAGAAATATCGTCAATTTTTTCTTTAAAAATGCAACTCCAAAGATTTAGATCAAATTTTTGTTTCAAAAGCTGATATCCTAATGTTTGTTTTTCGTGCCACAGTTTTTCATCTAGGTATAAGTTTATTAGATTTTGGTAGGTATCATTTTCATCCAAAAAAAAACCAGGCCAGTCGTCATCACAAATTCCTTCAGCTCCTATAGGGCTGGTCACCGAGGGTGTGCCGGCATGCATTGCATCAATAAACTTCCCTTTCAGTCCGGCTCCAAAAGGAATGGGTGCAAGGAGAATTCGATAATTTTGTATCATTTTTTGTGAGTTTTCTGTTCTGCCTAAAACATAAAGTCCTTCTTTGGGTTGTTTCAATTGTTGTACTTTTTTTGTGCAATACGCTCCGTATATATGCATTTCTGCTTTGGGTAGTTGTTTTCTGATAGTTGGCCAAATTTCTTTTATGATTTTCACTGTTTCGTAATTTGGTAAGTGCATAAAATTACCAATGAAACAGAAATTACTCCGTTCATGGAAATTGGGTAGGTATTCAGTTTTGTTGAGTTTTTCTAAAAAAGGTAAATAAAAGAGAAGTTCAGGTGGAATGTTAAATTGCTCTGTTAGTAGTTTTTCTTCTTTTTCAGATATTATTAGACTAAGATCAGATCGATAAATACTGCTCAATTCTCTTTTAGCCAGTGTGGATAAGGGGAAAAGCGAAACAGTAGTCTTATTTTTATATGCTTCGGTTCGAGCTTCGCGGAGAAAATGCAAATCTTCAGTATCTAAAATCTGGATACTTTTTGGGCTAAATTCTTTTACTCGCCAACCAAATTGTTCTTCGGTTATAAAACGATCATACACCACAATATCTGGCAAAAGTTGCTTGATATAATTATCAAAGCTTGCGTCGTTTAGACTAAGTTGTATTTCTTCTACCGAAAGAGAGTTTAAAGGGAAAGAATAATCAGATTTCTGGGCACATGAACCAAAGATCACTTTATAATCGAATTGTAGGAAAAGTTCTATCAATTGTATTATTCGCCATCCGGCAGCAGAAGAAGTAGGTTCTGGCCAGACCAAACCAATGAAAAAGACTGTCTTTTTATCCATAAAAACAAAGATAGGAGATTTCTCTCCAACCTTTGTTAAATTCGTTCAGTTGTTTTATCAGTCTACTCCAATGGGTTTACATCATCGGCTACTGGAAATTCTTGTCCAGTATTTCTAATAATATTGTTAAGCTCGAATCTTGCAGTATCAGACATTTTGGCTCCACCAGCTAGTTTGACTTTATCGAGTAAATCTAGTGCTAATTTTTCTTCTTCTCTTTGTTCATTCACTAACCATTGCATGAAATTCCATGTAGCCCAATCCTCTTCTTTCATGCTCATTTTCACAATCTTGTAGATGGCAGTTGTATTGTCGATTTCTTGTTGGAGAACGGCTTCAAAACATTCTAAAATATTTTTGGGTTGTGGCTCTGGCTTTTCGATGGCTTCAATAGTTACAGTTCCTCCTCTTTCTTGTATATATTCTATAATTTTTGCCATATGAACTCGTTCTTCTTGCGAATGTTTCATCATAAAATCTTTTATACCATCTAGCTTTTGTTCATCTGCCCAACAAGCCAACATTAGATACATTTGAGATGAAAAAGCCTCTGTGGTTACTTGATTGTTTAGTGCTTTTTCTATTGTTTTTGATAATCTGTTTGTTTGCATTATTTCTGTATTTTATATGTATTGATATATCCAAAAGTTGTGCCTTTTAGTGGTTTTTAGAAAGTATTTTCTGAGGTGCTCATGAATAATAACAACTTTGTTTACACTATGAGGAATATTTTTATGGATATTGACTCATTAAACCATCATCAAAAGCAGCCCAAAACGAAGCTTTTAATCCAGCTTTTTTTAGTACGTTATTGGTCCATGTATTACAAGTATAGAAAATACTATATTTACCATTGGCTTCATAGAAAGCATCATCTTCGCCATATTGTGCATTTGTCTCGATGTATATAGGATGATTATTTTGCCAGATTATTGTTTCTTTTATCGAGTTGATAATGGATTGGTATTGTGCATCAGAAACCCATATAGCCCGTGTTAATTCATCTTCTTTCATGTCTTTATAATAAGTAACATGCAATGCAGCTTCACCCAAACCGGTAGCTGCTACAAAAGCTGTTGATGGTTTCAGGTCCTTCCATTCTGGGGTATCTAGGTAAAATCCTTTATCTCCCCATCCAATTCCAACATATTCGAAATGCGTATCTTTTCCTTTTGTATCTGTATAGGGGAATAATTTTGCCCAATTGATTTGAGAAGTTTCTACCGGAAGCACCAAATCTGTATGCACCTTGTTCGATCGAATGAATATTAGTTTTGTGGGCTTATCGGTTTCCTTTGGTAAAACAGTTTTTCTAGAGAGAATATATTCTGTAGCCAAATAAAGGAAAGTAATTCCTGCTAAAAATGCAATAAAAACTAAAACAAAACGAAGAAGTTTTCTTATCATAAAAATAATTTTTATAAAAAAATAAAGAAGCATATAGGTCAATATCAATTACATTGCCAAGAATAAGGAAAAATATTCAGGTTTGTTTTGGTACGATGAGAAGATTAATTGTATTTTTGCCCAGCTTAAAATGGAATCAGGTGGGAATCCTGAACTGTCGCGCAACTGTGATGAATTTTTCTTCTAAGTCAGGTCTTTTTTAAGTATTAAATGCTTTCGCGATTGAGGCTAAACCTTCATTCATCGAAGCATGGTAGGGTGTGAATAATCAATACTATGCAAAAATTTTATATTCGTTTTATTTCTTTTGTTTCTTTTCGGATATCCGTTTGGGATAAAGTTTTTGTAGATTAAATCCTACATAATTCATTAGAAAAAATTAAACATATGATAACCAAAGAAGAATACCTACAAGCAAAAGAATCTTTGCAAGAAGGGAAGATTACGCAAGATGTTTTTTTGTTGATCGAACAAAAGTATGAACAAGATAAGCAACGTAAAAATAAAATAACATCTGAAGAATGGTCAAAAGATGATGCCTTACAAAAGAGAGTAAAAAATGCTGAAACCGTTGTCTACAAAGCTGTTTTCCCTGGAGACACCAATCACCACAACACTATGTTTGGTGGGACAGTCTTAAGTTATATGGATGAAGTAGCTTTCCTTACGGCAACTCGTTTTAGTAGAAAACCTATCGTTACGGTTTCAAGTGATAAAATAAATTTCGAACATTCTATACCGAGTGGTACAATCGTAAAAGTGGTTGGTAAAGTTGCCGAAATAGGGAGGACCAGTATGAAGGTTTTTATAGAAGTTTTTATTGAGAGTATGTATAGAGAAGGCTCTGAGTTGGCCATAACAGGCACCTTTACTTTGGTTGCCATTAACGAAAACAAGCGTCCTGTAGCTATTATATAAGTTAAATTGATAAAGAAAAAAATCGTTTCGGTATTGAAACGATTTTTTTTTTATTGCAACATTTAGTATTTCTTACATAGAAAAAGACCGCACAGCTTCCAGTGTTTTGTCTATCTCTGGTTGCTTTATTGCGTCGGAAATAAACCATGTTTCATACCCAGAAGGTGCAATATAAACCCCGTTTTCTAACATATGATGAAAGAATTTATTGAAGAGGGTATGATTTGCTTTTTGTGCTGTATCAAAATCATTTACTTTGTGTTCTGCAAAGAAAACAGACATCATAGAGCCTAATTGGTTTACCTGATGAGCAATGCCTTTTTCGGTAAGAATTGCTTTTATTTCTTTGGTTAATGTTTCGGTTGCAAGATCGATTCGTTTATACAAATCCAAATCATCTTTCAGAAGGTTGAGTGTCGTAAAACCAGCGCGCATTGCAATTGGATTTCCACTCAAGGTTCCGGCCTGATAGACTGGGCCATTGGGTGCAAGAAAGTCCATAATTTCTTTGCGTGCAGCGAAAGCTCCTACCGGAAATCCACCTCCAATTACTTTACCAAAAGTAACAATATCTGCATCAATCCCTAATCTTTTTTGTGCTCCAGCAATGTCAAGACGGAAACCTGTCATTACTTCGTCAAAAATCAATAAAGTTTTATTTTTTTCGCACAAAGATTTCAGTCCTTTTAAGAATTCTGGATCGGGTAGAATACAGCCCATATTGCCTGCAACTGGCTCGATGATAATAGCAGCAATGTGGTCTTTATTTTCCTCGAATATTTGTTCTACTGATGCCAAGTTGTTGTACTTTGCTAATAAGGTGTCTTTGGCTGTTCCTTGTGTAACACCTGGTGAATTCGGATTGCCAAAAGTTATTGCTCCGGAACCAGCTTTGATGAGAAAAGAATCCGAATGCCCATGATAACAACCCTCAAATTTGATGATTTTATCTCGGTTGGTATAGCCTCTTGCTAAACGAATCGCAGACATACACGCTTCTGTACCAGAATTTACCATTCTGATTTGGTCTATATTCGGAACTAAACTAATAATCAATCGAGCGATTTCGGTTTCTAGCTCTGTTGGTGTCCCAAAAGAAAAACCAGATTTCAATTGCTCTGTTGTAGCGGCAAGAACTTCTGGGTGTGTATGCCCCAAAATCATTGGTCCCCACGAATTGATATAGTCTATATAACTTCTGTTATCTTCATCGGTGAGATAGGCACCCTTAGCTTTTTTGATGAAGAGAGGTGTTCCACCAACCGATTTAAAAGCCCTTACAGGAGAGTTTACTCCACCCGGGATATAATTTTGTGCTTCTTTGAATAAAGCGCTACTTCTTTGATAAATCATATGTATATTTTTTGTAAACAAATTTCGTGAATATAAAGCATAAAAAAAACCTCCCAAAAAAAAGGAAGGTTGGTCGTCTATGCTTTAATTCTTTTTTTCAGACTTAGCATTTGTCCTGCTTTTGGTTGTGTTCCTGGCTCCATGCGATTGATTCTGTAGAGATTGTTTACTTTTATCCCAAATTTCTGAGAAATCGTATACATATCTTCACCTTCTCGCACTTGATAAGTCTCTTGTGTGCCTTTTGTCTTTTTCATACCAAAGAATATTATCTGACCTTCTTGCAGGGTAGATCCTAAGGTAATTTCGTTGTATTGGGCTAATTTAGAAGGTGCAGTATTGTACATTTTCGCCAGCGATCCAAGTGTCTCTCCGTTTTTCACTACAACATATTGTATGTTGTTGGGATGATTTTTCATACGTAAAGAAGGAAGTTCTGGCTGACTATTGAAAATAATATTGCGTTCTCTTTGATTTAATTCTTCTTTTGGTTGAATAGCTGCAGAAGTGTTGTGTTTTTTATCTTTGATCGTATTAGTGTTCGAAGCTAAAATAACCCGAATAGCTTCATCTTCTTTGATTGTCTGCGTTTTTTCTTCTTTTTTATTTTCTTGGGTAATTCTTGTTTTTGTGTTTTTACTGGGATTGCTGTTACTGCTAACCCAATAACCTCCCTCAGGAGCATCGAAATGCCCATAAAGACTTACCAATTTTGCATACACATCTTCTTCTTTTATCAAATCAAATTGCTGTAAGTTGTATTGTTCTATTTTAGAAATCAGCATGTTAGGGTATCTCGGATTGGTTGCATATCCTGCTTTTTTCAGACCATATGCCCAGCCTTTGTAGTCGGTAACCGATAAGGTGAAAAGATTTTTATAGTATGGTCGCTCTGCTAAAAATTTCGAATGATCTCGATAACTATCCTCAACCGTTGCATAAGCTCGGAAACATTCTCCTTTTGCGTCATCGTCATGATAAATTTTATCTCCAGTCCATTCAGCCTTGCATTTTATACCAAAATGATTATAGGCTTGATTAGCTAATCTGCTTTGCCCGCCACCAGTTTCTATCAAACCTTGCGAAAGGGTAATACTTGCAGGAATATTATACAAGGCTTGTTCTTTTACCGCTAAGAGTGCATGCTTACGTATATAGTCTATGTCACGTGTATTTTGTGCGTAAGTAGCAGAAGTAGCCACTAAACCAAAAAAGATTATAAGTTTTTTCATGCGTATATTTTTCATTCGTCAAAATCCAAACCCATCCCTTTGTTGCCTTGCAAGCCTCCTGTGTGGATAGCAAGAATATTTGTACCGGGTAAGAAACAATCATTTTCGATCATAGAAAATAATCCAAATAGCATTTTTCCTGTGTACACCAAATCTAAAGGAATGTTTGTTTGTTGGTACAACGTTTTTACAAATTTAATTAATTCTTCCGAAATTTTTGCGTATCCATTAAAATGAAAATCATTAATTAACTCATAATTAGTAGATAACGTATATTTTTTGATTTCATTGTGCAAAAAGTGAGCGTTTTTTAGTGCTGGAAATCCTAAAGCTATTTGATTGTTATTCAGTGTTTTGATGATTCCGCTGATTGTTCCGGCTGTCCCGACAGGGCAGCATATATATTGAAAATCTCGCATACGCTCGTCGATTATTTCTTCACAGCCTTTTACAGCGAATGAGTTGGTGCCGCCTTCAGGTATTATATACACTTTACCAAATTCTTGTTGCAACTCTTCTAGAAAAGACTGAGATGTTTTATTGCGGTAAGTGGTGCGATCGATAAATTTCAAGCTCATACCATTTTCTTGGGCTAGCTGCAAAGTAGGGTTTAGTTCTTTTTTCCTAGCCAATTCGTCGCCTCGTATAATCCCGATGGTTTCAAAGCCAAACTCGGCTCCTGCAGCCGAAGTTGCAGCAATATGATTAGAGAATGCTCCTCCAAAAGTTAATATTTTTTTTATACCTAAGCGATTTGCTTCTAATAGGTTATATTTTAGTTTTCGATACTTGTTCCCCGAAATGGTAGGATGCAAAGTATCTTCTCGTAGGATGGATAAATGTATGTTTTTATATGATAAAAGCGAGAGGTTGATGGTATGTATTTCGGCTTTTTGTTCGGGCCAATGCATTATAAGTATTTTATAAAAGAAAAAAATTTTCTTGTCTTTAGATAGTCTAAATTATCATCATTTTCATAAGCTTCTCTTTCGAAAGAGATCGTTCTGTATGCTTCAGATGCATTTCGTGTGATGCATAATCGGATTGTAAATTCTGCTAAATACCACACGAAAAAAATAAACCAAAGTAATTCTACTTGTTGCACAAGATGAATTGTCTCATGGTTCATGGTGCGTAGATTGTTTTTTGTTTTCGCTTCTCGTACAATGATAAATGGGAAAATAGCCATCGCAACGACATTTTTGTTGAGAAAATATTTTGATACGATTGTCCACATATATACTTTACTTTCTTGAGAAATATTGTTTTAGGATGGTGTTATCTCTTTTTTATGCTAGGATGGTCGATGATTTCTTTGTTTTTTGATATGTTTTCTAAACTATCTTTGTGATCAGACCAAAGAATTTTTATATGTTCGCTTGCTTGTGTTAACGGTTCTAATAAGAGACTATTTTTTTTGATTTCTGGAAAAAATATGCTTCCAATCGGACTTACAATATGCATAAACGATGAGCTTATCATAAGGCAAATAACTACTCCTAAAGCCGCGCCAGCAAGTCGATTGACAAATCCCAAACCAATCGTCTGT from Weeksella virosa DSM 16922 encodes:
- the rmuC gene encoding DNA recombination protein RmuC; this encodes MKSLEIILFILLTCSILVLLLTFFTWKKNYLSPKEYQSLKDDIKTSEIENSYLKEKINELENSINSLNNLHNNLINKNIENKLQAENLKTKVGNYLEQIDRLQIDLYEKEEQLDWLKKEKLLWITEKSTLEAEKKSLHEKQIEQQKYFEELQQKAKLEFEQLAQKILEDKSVKFKNENFQSLETLLKPFQEEISSFRQKVNETYDKESKERFSLSDRIKELVQQTNLVSEQANNLVNALKGQTKQQGNWGEMILERILEQSGLVRDREYFVQQTINDEYGKQLRPDVLIQLPDERIIIVDSKVSLNAYERFCSTEDVEEQQNQLNLHVLAIKKHIQDLSEKSYDDLTQSLDFVMMFLPIEPAYLLAMQSDHELWRYAYEKRILLVSPTNLIASLKLIADLWKKDLQNKNAIEIVNQGTKLHDKFVNFIQDLEDIGKALGASQNAYENAFKKLSTGRGNLINQVDRMRKLGVKTKKQLPDYLLENDDKVNEIEHKNS
- a CDS encoding glycosyltransferase, which translates into the protein MDKKTVFFIGLVWPEPTSSAAGWRIIQLIELFLQFDYKVIFGSCAQKSDYSFPLNSLSVEEIQLSLNDASFDNYIKQLLPDIVVYDRFITEEQFGWRVKEFSPKSIQILDTEDLHFLREARTEAYKNKTTVSLFPLSTLAKRELSSIYRSDLSLIISEKEEKLLTEQFNIPPELLFYLPFLEKLNKTEYLPNFHERSNFCFIGNFMHLPNYETVKIIKEIWPTIRKQLPKAEMHIYGAYCTKKVQQLKQPKEGLYVLGRTENSQKMIQNYRILLAPIPFGAGLKGKFIDAMHAGTPSVTSPIGAEGICDDDWPGFFLDENDTYQNLINLYLDEKLWHEKQTLGYQLLKQKFDLNLWSCIFKEKIDDISNNILSYRNQNIVGTLMQQQGLMATKYLSKWIEEKNK
- a CDS encoding ferritin, with the protein product MQTNRLSKTIEKALNNQVTTEAFSSQMYLMLACWADEQKLDGIKDFMMKHSQEERVHMAKIIEYIQERGGTVTIEAIEKPEPQPKNILECFEAVLQQEIDNTTAIYKIVKMSMKEEDWATWNFMQWLVNEQREEEKLALDLLDKVKLAGGAKMSDTARFELNNIIRNTGQEFPVADDVNPLE
- a CDS encoding TIGR02117 family protein, producing the protein MIRKLLRFVLVFIAFLAGITFLYLATEYILSRKTVLPKETDKPTKLIFIRSNKVHTDLVLPVETSQINWAKLFPYTDTKGKDTHFEYVGIGWGDKGFYLDTPEWKDLKPSTAFVAATGLGEAALHVTYYKDMKEDELTRAIWVSDAQYQSIINSIKETIIWQNNHPIYIETNAQYGEDDAFYEANGKYSIFYTCNTWTNNVLKKAGLKASFWAAFDDGLMSQYP
- a CDS encoding acyl-CoA thioesterase; protein product: MTSEEWSKDDALQKRVKNAETVVYKAVFPGDTNHHNTMFGGTVLSYMDEVAFLTATRFSRKPIVTVSSDKINFEHSIPSGTIVKVVGKVAEIGRTSMKVFIEVFIESMYREGSELAITGTFTLVAINENKRPVAII
- the hemL gene encoding glutamate-1-semialdehyde 2,1-aminomutase, with translation MIYQRSSALFKEAQNYIPGGVNSPVRAFKSVGGTPLFIKKAKGAYLTDEDNRSYIDYINSWGPMILGHTHPEVLAATTEQLKSGFSFGTPTELETEIARLIISLVPNIDQIRMVNSGTEACMSAIRLARGYTNRDKIIKFEGCYHGHSDSFLIKAGSGAITFGNPNSPGVTQGTAKDTLLAKYNNLASVEQIFEENKDHIAAIIIEPVAGNMGCILPDPEFLKGLKSLCEKNKTLLIFDEVMTGFRLDIAGAQKRLGIDADIVTFGKVIGGGFPVGAFAARKEIMDFLAPNGPVYQAGTLSGNPIAMRAGFTTLNLLKDDLDLYKRIDLATETLTKEIKAILTEKGIAHQVNQLGSMMSVFFAEHKVNDFDTAQKANHTLFNKFFHHMLENGVYIAPSGYETWFISDAIKQPEIDKTLEAVRSFSM
- a CDS encoding glucosaminidase domain-containing protein, which codes for MKKLIIFFGLVATSATYAQNTRDIDYIRKHALLAVKEQALYNIPASITLSQGLIETGGGQSRLANQAYNHFGIKCKAEWTGDKIYHDDDAKGECFRAYATVEDSYRDHSKFLAERPYYKNLFTLSVTDYKGWAYGLKKAGYATNPRYPNMLISKIEQYNLQQFDLIKEEDVYAKLVSLYGHFDAPEGGYWVSSNSNPSKNTKTRITQENKKEEKTQTIKEDEAIRVILASNTNTIKDKKHNTSAAIQPKEELNQRERNIIFNSQPELPSLRMKNHPNNIQYVVVKNGETLGSLAKMYNTAPSKLAQYNEITLGSTLQEGQIIFFGMKKTKGTQETYQVREGEDMYTISQKFGIKVNNLYRINRMEPGTQPKAGQMLSLKKRIKA
- a CDS encoding 1-aminocyclopropane-1-carboxylate deaminase/D-cysteine desulfhydrase, with product MHWPEQKAEIHTINLSLLSYKNIHLSILREDTLHPTISGNKYRKLKYNLLEANRLGIKKILTFGGAFSNHIAATSAAGAEFGFETIGIIRGDELARKKELNPTLQLAQENGMSLKFIDRTTYRNKTSQSFLEELQQEFGKVYIIPEGGTNSFAVKGCEEIIDERMRDFQYICCPVGTAGTISGIIKTLNNNQIALGFPALKNAHFLHNEIKKYTLSTNYELINDFHFNGYAKISEELIKFVKTLYQQTNIPLDLVYTGKMLFGLFSMIENDCFLPGTNILAIHTGGLQGNKGMGLDFDE